In Pseudomonas abieticivorans, the genomic window CCGCGCAACTGTATGGCGAGTTCAAGGCGTTCTTCCCGAACAACGCGGTGGAGTATTTCGTTTCCTACTACGACTACTACCAACCCGAAGCCTATGTGCCGTCGTCCGACACCTTCATCGAGAAGGACGCCTCGATCAACGACCACATCGAGCAGATGCGCCTGTCCGCGACCAAGGCGCTGCTGGAGCGCAAGGACGCCATCATCGTAACCACGGTGTCGTGCATCTATGGCCTGGGCAGCCCGGAAACCTACTTGAAGATGGTGTTGCACGTAGACCGCGGCGACAAGCTCGACCAGCGCGCCTTGCTGCGGCGCCTGGCTGACCTGCAATACACCCGCAACGACATGGACTTCGCCCGTGCCACTTTCCGGGTGCGCGGTGACGTGATCGACATCTTCCCGGCCGAATCGGACCTGGAAGCCATCCGCATCGAGCTGTTCGACGACGAGGTGGAAAACATCTCGGCGTTCGACCCGCTGACCGGCGAGCTAATCCGCCGCCTGCCGCGTTTCACCTTCTACCCGAAAAGCCACTACGTGACGCCCCGCGAAACCCTGCTCGACGCCATCGAAGGCATCAAGGTAGAGCTGCAGGAACGCCTGGAGTACCTGCGCGGTGCCAACAAGCTGGTGGAAGCCCAGCGCCTGGAACAGCGCACCCGGTTTGACCTGGAGATGATCCTGGAGCTGGGTTACTGCAACGGCATCGAAAACTACTCGCGCTACTTGTCCGGGCGCCCGGCCGGGGCGCCGCCGCCTACGCTGTACGATTATTTGCCGGCGGACGCGCTGCTGGTGATCGACGAATCCCACGTCAGCGTCCCGCAGGTGGGCGCCATGTACAAGGGCGACCGTTCGCGCAAGGAAACCCTGGTGGAATACGGTTTCCGCCTGCCGTCGGCGCTGGACAACCGGCCCATGCGTTTCGATGAGTGGGAAAGCATCAGCCCGCAGACCATCTTTGTATCGGCCACCCCCGGTAACTATGAAGCCGAACATGCCGGCCGCGTGGTCGAGCAGGTGGTGCGCCCCACCGGCCTGGTCGACCCGCAGGTGGAGGTGCGCCCGGCGCTGACCCAGGTCGACGACCTGCTGTCGGAGATCCGCAAGCAGGTGCTCAAGGATGAGCGCGTGCTGGTCACCGTGCTGACCAAGCGCATGGCCGAGGACTTGACCGATTACCTGGCCGACCACGACGTGCGCGTGCGCTACCTGCACTCGGACATTGATACCGTGGAGCGGGTGGAGATCATTCGCGACCTGCGCCTGGGCGCCTTCGATGTACTGGTGGGTATCAACCTGCTGCGCGAGGGCCTGGACATGCCCGAGGTGTCGCTGGTGACCATCCTGGACGCCGATAAAGAGGGCTTCTTGCGCTCCGAGCGTTCGTTGATCCAGACTATTGGCCGCGCCGCCCGTAACCTCAACGGCCGGGCGATCCTGTATGCCGACCGCATGACCGGCTCCATGGAGCGCGCCATCGGCGAAACCGAACGCCGCCGCGACAAGCAGGTTGCCTTCAACCTGGCCAATGGCATCACCCCTAAAGGCGTGATCAAGGACGTCGCCGACATCATGGAAGGCGCCACCGTGCCGGGTTCGCGCAGCAAGAAGCGCAAGGGCATGGCCAAGGCGGCCGAAGAAAGCGCCAAGTACGAAAACGAACTGCGCTCGCCGAGCGAGATCACCAAGCGCATCCGTCAGTTGGAAGAGAAAATGTACCAGTTGGCCCGCGACCTGGAGTTCGAGGCCGCGGCGCAGATGCGCGACGAGATTGGCAAGTTGCGCGAGCGCCTGCTCAAGGTGTGACACACCCGCGTAGGCGCGGATCAATCCGCGAAAAATCATCGCGATTTTCCAGGCATATCGCGGCGTTCTTTTCGCGGATCAATCCGCTCCTACAGGGGTTAGTGCGCTTCGCCGGCCTTGATGCCTGCCGGCAACGCCTTGGTCAGCAACACCGCCACCATGCTGATCGCCAGCCCAATGCCGACAATATGAAAGGCGTCGTCATAGGCCATGATCAGCGCCTGCTGATGGGCGATCTCGCTGATCTTGCCCAGCGCTGCGGTTTCATTGCCCAGCCTTTCTGTCAGTAGCGCCATGCGCTCGGCCACCTGCGGGTTGCTGGGCACCACCGCCTCGCGCAAGTAATCGAAGTAGACCTTGGTGCGCGCGTCCAGCAGCGTCGCCAGCAAGGCAATGCCGATCGCGCCGCCCAGGTTGCGCAGGATGTTGAACAGGCTCGATGCAGAGCCTGCGTCCTGGGCTTGAATGTAGGCGGTGGCGATCAGCGAAATGGTCACCATGATCAGCGGCTGGCCCAGCGCGCGAATGATCTGGATCTGGTTGAACTGCGGCCCGGCGAAGTCCGGGTTGAGCACCCCGGAAGAAAAGCTCGCCAGGCCGAACAAGCCAAACCCCAGGGCGCATAGCCATTTGGGCGAGACAAAGCGCATCAGCATCGGCACCAGCGGAATCAGGAATAGCTGCGGCACGCCCATCCACATGATCACTTCGCCGATCTGCAGCGCGTTGTAGTTCTGGATCTGTGCCAGGTACAGCGGCAATAGGTAAATGGAGCCGTACAGGCCCAGGCCCATGCCGAGGCTGGCGATGCTCGACAGGCCGAAATTGCGGTTGCGCAAGATACCCAGGTTGATCAGTGGGTTGGCCCGTGACACCTGCAAAATCACGAAGGTGGTCAGGCTGAGCAGGGCGGTCACGGCCAGCACCACGATCTCGGTGGACTCCAGCCAGTCCTTGCGGTGGCCTTCTTCCAGGAACACTTGCAGGCAGCCCAGGCCCAGGCCCAAGGTCAGGATGCCGGCGTAGTCGGTGCTTTTGAGCAGCTCCCAGTGGGCTTCTTTCTTTTCCAGGCCGTAGAGCAGCCCGGCGATCATGACCAGGCCGGGCGGGATGTTGATGTAGAAGATGTACTGCCAGCCGAAGTTTTCCGTCAGCCAGCCGCCCAGGGTCGGGCCGATGGAGGGGGCGAACGTGGCCGTCATGGCGAACATGGCCATGCCCTTGGCGCGGTGGTGCTCGGGCAGCTTGATCAGGGTCAGGGTGAACGCCAGGGGGATCAGCGCGCCGCCGGTAAAGCCCTGCAGGGCGCGGAAGATGATCATGCTCTCCAGGTTCCAGGCCATGGAGCACAGCAGGGATGCAAACAAAAAGCCCACCGACACCCATACCGCCAGGCGCCGCGCCGAGAGCAACTGCACCAGCCAGGCGGTGAGCGGGATCATGATGATCTCGGCCACCAGGTAGGAGGTGGAGATCCACGAGCCTTCCTCCAGCGTCGCGGACAGCGCGCCCTGGATGTCCTTGAGCGATGAGTTGGTGATCTGGATGTCCAGCACCGCCATGAAGGCGCCGAGCATCACGCTCATCACCGCGATCCAGTCGCGCCGGGTCGGCTCGCCGACCGGGCGGACCAGTTGATCACCGGCCATCTTTGGCGTCGATGTTAACGCTCACGGTCACCGACATGCCCGGGCGGATCTTGCCGTGCAGCGGGTTGTCGGAGCTGAAGGTCAGTTTCACCGGGATGCGTTGCACCACCTTGGTGAAATTGCCCGTGGCATTGTCGGGCGGCAGCAGGCTGAACTGCGCGCCAGAAGCGGCGAACAAGCTGTCCAGGCGGCCGTCGATGGGGGTGTCGGGGAAGCTGTCGAAGGTCAGCGTGGCGCGCTGGCCGGGCTGCATGTGGCCGATCTGGGTTTCCTTGAAGTTGGCCTGCACCCAGATGTCCTGGTCCGGCACGATCGACAGCAGGTAGGCGCCGGCCTGCACATATTGGCCGTTGCGCGCGGCGCGCTGGCCGATCAGGCCGCTGATGGGCGCATGGATTTCACTGCGGGCCAGATTGACCTGGGCCTGGGCCAGGTCGGTGCGGGCGTTGGTGATCTGGGCGTCGAGGCGCTTGATCTCGGCGTTCAACGCATTCACTTGCTGGCGCTGGCCCTGGGCGTCAGCCTGGGCCTTGGTGACCTGAGAGCGGGCGATGCGGTTGTCGGCCGACAGGGTGGTGACGCGCTCTTCGGACACATAGCCCGGTTTGCGCAGGGTTTCGGCGCGGTTCAGGTCCAGTTGCGCGCGGCCCAGGGTCGCTTGGCTGGACACCACCTGGGCTTCACTGGCGGCAATCAGGCTGGCCTGCTGGGCCAGTTTGCTCTGCGCCTGCTCGCGCTCGGCCTGGCGCGTGGCCAGCGTGGCGTTGGCGCGCTCCACGGCAAAGCGAAAGTCGTCGGCATCCAGGCGCACCAGCAAGTCACCCTTGGCCACGTGCTGGTTGTCGTCCACCAGCACCTCCTCGATACGCGCGCCCAACTGGCTAGACACCCGGGTGATCTCGCCCTGCACATAGGCGTTGTCGGTGGTCTCGTAGAAACGCCCCTTGAAATACCAGTGGGCCAGGAAGGCGAGGGCGAT contains:
- a CDS encoding HlyD family secretion protein yields the protein MPAPLKRRLLIFLFLVLCIALAFLAHWYFKGRFYETTDNAYVQGEITRVSSQLGARIEEVLVDDNQHVAKGDLLVRLDADDFRFAVERANATLATRQAEREQAQSKLAQQASLIAASEAQVVSSQATLGRAQLDLNRAETLRKPGYVSEERVTTLSADNRIARSQVTKAQADAQGQRQQVNALNAEIKRLDAQITNARTDLAQAQVNLARSEIHAPISGLIGQRAARNGQYVQAGAYLLSIVPDQDIWVQANFKETQIGHMQPGQRATLTFDSFPDTPIDGRLDSLFAASGAQFSLLPPDNATGNFTKVVQRIPVKLTFSSDNPLHGKIRPGMSVTVSVNIDAKDGR
- the uvrB gene encoding excinuclease ABC subunit UvrB yields the protein MSEFQLVTRFQPAGDQPEAIRQLVEGIDAGLAHQTLLGVTGSGKTFSIANVISQVQRPTLVLAPNKTLAAQLYGEFKAFFPNNAVEYFVSYYDYYQPEAYVPSSDTFIEKDASINDHIEQMRLSATKALLERKDAIIVTTVSCIYGLGSPETYLKMVLHVDRGDKLDQRALLRRLADLQYTRNDMDFARATFRVRGDVIDIFPAESDLEAIRIELFDDEVENISAFDPLTGELIRRLPRFTFYPKSHYVTPRETLLDAIEGIKVELQERLEYLRGANKLVEAQRLEQRTRFDLEMILELGYCNGIENYSRYLSGRPAGAPPPTLYDYLPADALLVIDESHVSVPQVGAMYKGDRSRKETLVEYGFRLPSALDNRPMRFDEWESISPQTIFVSATPGNYEAEHAGRVVEQVVRPTGLVDPQVEVRPALTQVDDLLSEIRKQVLKDERVLVTVLTKRMAEDLTDYLADHDVRVRYLHSDIDTVERVEIIRDLRLGAFDVLVGINLLREGLDMPEVSLVTILDADKEGFLRSERSLIQTIGRAARNLNGRAILYADRMTGSMERAIGETERRRDKQVAFNLANGITPKGVIKDVADIMEGATVPGSRSKKRKGMAKAAEESAKYENELRSPSEITKRIRQLEEKMYQLARDLEFEAAAQMRDEIGKLRERLLKV
- a CDS encoding MDR family MFS transporter, which translates into the protein MMSVMLGAFMAVLDIQITNSSLKDIQGALSATLEEGSWISTSYLVAEIIMIPLTAWLVQLLSARRLAVWVSVGFLFASLLCSMAWNLESMIIFRALQGFTGGALIPLAFTLTLIKLPEHHRAKGMAMFAMTATFAPSIGPTLGGWLTENFGWQYIFYINIPPGLVMIAGLLYGLEKKEAHWELLKSTDYAGILTLGLGLGCLQVFLEEGHRKDWLESTEIVVLAVTALLSLTTFVILQVSRANPLINLGILRNRNFGLSSIASLGMGLGLYGSIYLLPLYLAQIQNYNALQIGEVIMWMGVPQLFLIPLVPMLMRFVSPKWLCALGFGLFGLASFSSGVLNPDFAGPQFNQIQIIRALGQPLIMVTISLIATAYIQAQDAGSASSLFNILRNLGGAIGIALLATLLDARTKVYFDYLREAVVPSNPQVAERMALLTERLGNETAALGKISEIAHQQALIMAYDDAFHIVGIGLAISMVAVLLTKALPAGIKAGEAH